From the Musa acuminata AAA Group cultivar baxijiao chromosome BXJ3-7, Cavendish_Baxijiao_AAA, whole genome shotgun sequence genome, one window contains:
- the LOC135585799 gene encoding protein HESO1-like isoform X5 translates to MLLLDAFAFYMHDARFYLICRLCDMSLDASGNNGGFPTVEAFGSFVMDLFTSSSDLDLSVNFSNNMNNFPRKEKISVLGKLSKVLYGHQRKGHVTGVLPIMGARVPVLKVVDCRTGVECDISVENKDGISRSLIFRFVSSIDERFRILCYLMKAWAKAHDINSSKDRTMNSLSIIALVAFHLQTRNPPILPPFCALLKDGTDMLSIEHRVAGFKNFGIRNRESVAELFVSLLRKLLSVMHLWGHGLCASTCEGSWICKKQWASGVGNMNVEDFLDRSENFARSVGEAGMQKIYECIRRSLSDLSRFAMRQIDALELKELIFKSVDDLNAPKKGVHKEVVQHKRRYPFHDAGTSVKPMTSKRPRYLEPMRAPDHARYQTPNPLAALQSQATSYGIHRPGLIFGSPQPAFTPYHHHRQRPVASLGAGYGSPPLQQHPFASQRGYGSYHQPVLPGPPYIRHSQQRDQQDQDYLFPGRGSSK, encoded by the exons ATGCTTTTATTAGATGCCTTTGCTTTCTACATGCATGATGCTAGATTCTATCTTATTTGCAGGTTATGCGACATGAGCTTGGATGCCTCAG GTAATAATGGTGGCTTCCCAACTGTTGAGGCATTTGGATCTTTTGTTATGGACTTATTTACCTCTAGCAGTGATCTGGATCTGTCTGTTAACTTCAGTAATAACATGAATAACTTCCCTCGTAAGGAGAAGATTTCTGTTCTTGGGAAGCTTTCCAAAGTCTTGTATGGTCATCAAA GGAAAGGACATGTCACTGGAGTCTTGCCAATTATGGGAGCTAGAGTTCCAGTTTTGAAGGTTGTAGACTGTAGAACTGGAGTTGAATGTGATATTTCAGTTGAAAACAAGGATGGTATTTCAAGatccttgatttttagatttgtctCTTCAATTGATGAAAGGTTTCGGATATTGTGTTATCTG ATGAAGGCTTGGGCAAAAGCACATGACATTAACAGCTCAAAAGACCGCACTATGAACTCTTTATCCATCATAGCGTTAGTTGCTTTTCATTTACAG ACCCGGAATCCTCCTATTCTTCCTCCTTTCTGTGCATTGTTAAAAG ATGGGACAGATATGTTAAGTATAGAGCACAGAGTTGCTGGATTCAAGAACTTTGGTATAAGAAATCGAGAATCTGTAGCTGAATTATTTGTGTCTCTATTGAGGAAG TTGTTATCAGTTATGCATTTGTGGGGGCATGGTCTCTGTGCCAGTACCTGCGAAGGATCATGGATTTGTAAGAAGCAATGGGCATCTGGAGTTGGCAACATGAAC GTGGAAGATTTTCTGGACCGGTCCGAAAATTTTGCAAGATCGGTCGGGGAAGCTGGGATGCAGAAGATCTATGAATGCATTCGACGTTCTCTCAGTGATCTATCACGTTTTGCAATGCGTCAGATTGATGCACTGGAGTTAAAGGAACTTATTTTCAAATCAGTTGATGATCTGAATGCACCAAAGAAAGGTGTTCACAAAGAAGTAGTGCAACATAAGAGGAGATACCCCTTCCATGATGCTGGTACTTCAGTTAAGCCTATGACCTCGAAGAGGCCAAGGTACCTGGAACCTATGCGAGCTCCAGACCATGCTCGCTATCAGACTCCAAATCCCTTGGCTGCACTTCAATCACAGGCTACTAGTTATGGAATACACAGGCCAGGTCTCATCTTTGGTTCCCCTCAACCAGCTTTCACGCCATACCACCATCACCGACAACGTCCGGTTGCTTCTCTCGGAGCTGGTTATGGGTCACCTCCCCTACAACAACACCCATTTGCTTCTCAACGAGGTTATGGATCATATCATCAGCCAGTCCTCCCCGGTCCTCCTTACATCCGTCATTCGCAGCAGCGTGACCAACAGGATCAAGACTACCTGTTTCCTGGCCGTGGTTCATCAAAATGA
- the LOC135585799 gene encoding protein HESO1-like isoform X3, producing the protein MLLLDAFAFYMHDARFYLICRLCDMSLDASALLKHAAKAELRESENILFGPQVFSTLDSLLLDIHAMLQPRPIDYEQRRLLIEEFNTMAVDRFGNNGGFPTVEAFGSFVMDLFTSSSDLDLSVNFSNNMNNFPRKEKISVLGKLSKVLYGHQRKGHVTGVLPIMGARVPVLKMKAWAKAHDINSSKDRTMNSLSIIALVAFHLQTRNPPILPPFCALLKDGTDMLSIEHRVAGFKNFGIRNRESVAELFVSLLRKLLSVMHLWGHGLCASTCEGSWICKKQWASGVGNMNVEDFLDRSENFARSVGEAGMQKIYECIRRSLSDLSRFAMRQIDALELKELIFKSVDDLNAPKKGVHKEVVQHKRRYPFHDAGTSVKPMTSKRPRYLEPMRAPDHARYQTPNPLAALQSQATSYGIHRPGLIFGSPQPAFTPYHHHRQRPVASLGAGYGSPPLQQHPFASQRGYGSYHQPVLPGPPYIRHSQQRDQQDQDYLFPGRGSSK; encoded by the exons ATGCTTTTATTAGATGCCTTTGCTTTCTACATGCATGATGCTAGATTCTATCTTATTTGCAGGTTATGCGACATGAGCTTGGATGCCTCAG CTTTGCTTAAGCATGCAGCAAAAGCAGAATTAAGGGAGTCGGAAAATATCTTGTTTGGTCCTCAAGTCTTTTCCACTCTTGACTCATTGCTTCTTGATATTCATGCAATGTTGCAACCAAGGCCAATTGATTATGAGCAACGAAGGCTCTTAATTGAAGAGTTTAATACTATGGCAGTTGATAGATTTG GTAATAATGGTGGCTTCCCAACTGTTGAGGCATTTGGATCTTTTGTTATGGACTTATTTACCTCTAGCAGTGATCTGGATCTGTCTGTTAACTTCAGTAATAACATGAATAACTTCCCTCGTAAGGAGAAGATTTCTGTTCTTGGGAAGCTTTCCAAAGTCTTGTATGGTCATCAAA GGAAAGGACATGTCACTGGAGTCTTGCCAATTATGGGAGCTAGAGTTCCAGTTTTGAAG ATGAAGGCTTGGGCAAAAGCACATGACATTAACAGCTCAAAAGACCGCACTATGAACTCTTTATCCATCATAGCGTTAGTTGCTTTTCATTTACAG ACCCGGAATCCTCCTATTCTTCCTCCTTTCTGTGCATTGTTAAAAG ATGGGACAGATATGTTAAGTATAGAGCACAGAGTTGCTGGATTCAAGAACTTTGGTATAAGAAATCGAGAATCTGTAGCTGAATTATTTGTGTCTCTATTGAGGAAG TTGTTATCAGTTATGCATTTGTGGGGGCATGGTCTCTGTGCCAGTACCTGCGAAGGATCATGGATTTGTAAGAAGCAATGGGCATCTGGAGTTGGCAACATGAAC GTGGAAGATTTTCTGGACCGGTCCGAAAATTTTGCAAGATCGGTCGGGGAAGCTGGGATGCAGAAGATCTATGAATGCATTCGACGTTCTCTCAGTGATCTATCACGTTTTGCAATGCGTCAGATTGATGCACTGGAGTTAAAGGAACTTATTTTCAAATCAGTTGATGATCTGAATGCACCAAAGAAAGGTGTTCACAAAGAAGTAGTGCAACATAAGAGGAGATACCCCTTCCATGATGCTGGTACTTCAGTTAAGCCTATGACCTCGAAGAGGCCAAGGTACCTGGAACCTATGCGAGCTCCAGACCATGCTCGCTATCAGACTCCAAATCCCTTGGCTGCACTTCAATCACAGGCTACTAGTTATGGAATACACAGGCCAGGTCTCATCTTTGGTTCCCCTCAACCAGCTTTCACGCCATACCACCATCACCGACAACGTCCGGTTGCTTCTCTCGGAGCTGGTTATGGGTCACCTCCCCTACAACAACACCCATTTGCTTCTCAACGAGGTTATGGATCATATCATCAGCCAGTCCTCCCCGGTCCTCCTTACATCCGTCATTCGCAGCAGCGTGACCAACAGGATCAAGACTACCTGTTTCCTGGCCGTGGTTCATCAAAATGA
- the LOC135585799 gene encoding protein HESO1-like isoform X1: protein MLLLDAFAFYMHDARFYLICRLCDMSLDASALLKHAAKAELRESENILFGPQVFSTLDSLLLDIHAMLQPRPIDYEQRRLLIEEFNTMAVDRFGNNGGFPTVEAFGSFVMDLFTSSSDLDLSVNFSNNMNNFPRKEKISVLGKLSKVLYGHQRKGHVTGVLPIMGARVPVLKVVDCRTGVECDISVENKDGISRSLIFRFVSSIDERFRILCYLMKAWAKAHDINSSKDRTMNSLSIIALVAFHLQTRNPPILPPFCALLKDGTDMLSIEHRVAGFKNFGIRNRESVAELFVSLLRKLLSVMHLWGHGLCASTCEGSWICKKQWASGVGNMNVEDFLDRSENFARSVGEAGMQKIYECIRRSLSDLSRFAMRQIDALELKELIFKSVDDLNAPKKGVHKEVVQHKRRYPFHDAGTSVKPMTSKRPRYLEPMRAPDHARYQTPNPLAALQSQATSYGIHRPGLIFGSPQPAFTPYHHHRQRPVASLGAGYGSPPLQQHPFASQRGYGSYHQPVLPGPPYIRHSQQRDQQDQDYLFPGRGSSK, encoded by the exons ATGCTTTTATTAGATGCCTTTGCTTTCTACATGCATGATGCTAGATTCTATCTTATTTGCAGGTTATGCGACATGAGCTTGGATGCCTCAG CTTTGCTTAAGCATGCAGCAAAAGCAGAATTAAGGGAGTCGGAAAATATCTTGTTTGGTCCTCAAGTCTTTTCCACTCTTGACTCATTGCTTCTTGATATTCATGCAATGTTGCAACCAAGGCCAATTGATTATGAGCAACGAAGGCTCTTAATTGAAGAGTTTAATACTATGGCAGTTGATAGATTTG GTAATAATGGTGGCTTCCCAACTGTTGAGGCATTTGGATCTTTTGTTATGGACTTATTTACCTCTAGCAGTGATCTGGATCTGTCTGTTAACTTCAGTAATAACATGAATAACTTCCCTCGTAAGGAGAAGATTTCTGTTCTTGGGAAGCTTTCCAAAGTCTTGTATGGTCATCAAA GGAAAGGACATGTCACTGGAGTCTTGCCAATTATGGGAGCTAGAGTTCCAGTTTTGAAGGTTGTAGACTGTAGAACTGGAGTTGAATGTGATATTTCAGTTGAAAACAAGGATGGTATTTCAAGatccttgatttttagatttgtctCTTCAATTGATGAAAGGTTTCGGATATTGTGTTATCTG ATGAAGGCTTGGGCAAAAGCACATGACATTAACAGCTCAAAAGACCGCACTATGAACTCTTTATCCATCATAGCGTTAGTTGCTTTTCATTTACAG ACCCGGAATCCTCCTATTCTTCCTCCTTTCTGTGCATTGTTAAAAG ATGGGACAGATATGTTAAGTATAGAGCACAGAGTTGCTGGATTCAAGAACTTTGGTATAAGAAATCGAGAATCTGTAGCTGAATTATTTGTGTCTCTATTGAGGAAG TTGTTATCAGTTATGCATTTGTGGGGGCATGGTCTCTGTGCCAGTACCTGCGAAGGATCATGGATTTGTAAGAAGCAATGGGCATCTGGAGTTGGCAACATGAAC GTGGAAGATTTTCTGGACCGGTCCGAAAATTTTGCAAGATCGGTCGGGGAAGCTGGGATGCAGAAGATCTATGAATGCATTCGACGTTCTCTCAGTGATCTATCACGTTTTGCAATGCGTCAGATTGATGCACTGGAGTTAAAGGAACTTATTTTCAAATCAGTTGATGATCTGAATGCACCAAAGAAAGGTGTTCACAAAGAAGTAGTGCAACATAAGAGGAGATACCCCTTCCATGATGCTGGTACTTCAGTTAAGCCTATGACCTCGAAGAGGCCAAGGTACCTGGAACCTATGCGAGCTCCAGACCATGCTCGCTATCAGACTCCAAATCCCTTGGCTGCACTTCAATCACAGGCTACTAGTTATGGAATACACAGGCCAGGTCTCATCTTTGGTTCCCCTCAACCAGCTTTCACGCCATACCACCATCACCGACAACGTCCGGTTGCTTCTCTCGGAGCTGGTTATGGGTCACCTCCCCTACAACAACACCCATTTGCTTCTCAACGAGGTTATGGATCATATCATCAGCCAGTCCTCCCCGGTCCTCCTTACATCCGTCATTCGCAGCAGCGTGACCAACAGGATCAAGACTACCTGTTTCCTGGCCGTGGTTCATCAAAATGA
- the LOC135585799 gene encoding uncharacterized protein LOC135585799 isoform X7, which produces MLLLDAFAFYMHDARFYLICRLCDMSLDASALLKHAAKAELRESENILFGPQVFSTLDSLLLDIHAMLQPRPIDYEQRRLLIEEFNTMAVDRFGKGHVTGVLPIMGARVPVLKMKAWAKAHDINSSKDRTMNSLSIIALVAFHLQTRNPPILPPFCALLKDGTDMLSIEHRVAGFKNFGIRNRESVAELFVSLLRKLLSVMHLWGHGLCASTCEGSWICKKQWASGVGNMNVEDFLDRSENFARSVGEAGMQKIYECIRRSLSDLSRFAMRQIDALELKELIFKSVDDLNAPKKGVHKEVVQHKRRYPFHDAGTSVKPMTSKRPRYLEPMRAPDHARYQTPNPLAALQSQATSYGIHRPGLIFGSPQPAFTPYHHHRQRPVASLGAGYGSPPLQQHPFASQRGYGSYHQPVLPGPPYIRHSQQRDQQDQDYLFPGRGSSK; this is translated from the exons ATGCTTTTATTAGATGCCTTTGCTTTCTACATGCATGATGCTAGATTCTATCTTATTTGCAGGTTATGCGACATGAGCTTGGATGCCTCAG CTTTGCTTAAGCATGCAGCAAAAGCAGAATTAAGGGAGTCGGAAAATATCTTGTTTGGTCCTCAAGTCTTTTCCACTCTTGACTCATTGCTTCTTGATATTCATGCAATGTTGCAACCAAGGCCAATTGATTATGAGCAACGAAGGCTCTTAATTGAAGAGTTTAATACTATGGCAGTTGATAGATTTG GGAAAGGACATGTCACTGGAGTCTTGCCAATTATGGGAGCTAGAGTTCCAGTTTTGAAG ATGAAGGCTTGGGCAAAAGCACATGACATTAACAGCTCAAAAGACCGCACTATGAACTCTTTATCCATCATAGCGTTAGTTGCTTTTCATTTACAG ACCCGGAATCCTCCTATTCTTCCTCCTTTCTGTGCATTGTTAAAAG ATGGGACAGATATGTTAAGTATAGAGCACAGAGTTGCTGGATTCAAGAACTTTGGTATAAGAAATCGAGAATCTGTAGCTGAATTATTTGTGTCTCTATTGAGGAAG TTGTTATCAGTTATGCATTTGTGGGGGCATGGTCTCTGTGCCAGTACCTGCGAAGGATCATGGATTTGTAAGAAGCAATGGGCATCTGGAGTTGGCAACATGAAC GTGGAAGATTTTCTGGACCGGTCCGAAAATTTTGCAAGATCGGTCGGGGAAGCTGGGATGCAGAAGATCTATGAATGCATTCGACGTTCTCTCAGTGATCTATCACGTTTTGCAATGCGTCAGATTGATGCACTGGAGTTAAAGGAACTTATTTTCAAATCAGTTGATGATCTGAATGCACCAAAGAAAGGTGTTCACAAAGAAGTAGTGCAACATAAGAGGAGATACCCCTTCCATGATGCTGGTACTTCAGTTAAGCCTATGACCTCGAAGAGGCCAAGGTACCTGGAACCTATGCGAGCTCCAGACCATGCTCGCTATCAGACTCCAAATCCCTTGGCTGCACTTCAATCACAGGCTACTAGTTATGGAATACACAGGCCAGGTCTCATCTTTGGTTCCCCTCAACCAGCTTTCACGCCATACCACCATCACCGACAACGTCCGGTTGCTTCTCTCGGAGCTGGTTATGGGTCACCTCCCCTACAACAACACCCATTTGCTTCTCAACGAGGTTATGGATCATATCATCAGCCAGTCCTCCCCGGTCCTCCTTACATCCGTCATTCGCAGCAGCGTGACCAACAGGATCAAGACTACCTGTTTCCTGGCCGTGGTTCATCAAAATGA
- the LOC135585799 gene encoding protein HESO1-like isoform X8 — protein MDLFTSSSDLDLSVNFSNNMNNFPRKEKISVLGKLSKVLYGHQRKGHVTGVLPIMGARVPVLKVVDCRTGVECDISVENKDGISRSLIFRFVSSIDERFRILCYLMKAWAKAHDINSSKDRTMNSLSIIALVAFHLQTRNPPILPPFCALLKDGTDMLSIEHRVAGFKNFGIRNRESVAELFVSLLRKLLSVMHLWGHGLCASTCEGSWICKKQWASGVGNMNVEDFLDRSENFARSVGEAGMQKIYECIRRSLSDLSRFAMRQIDALELKELIFKSVDDLNAPKKGVHKEVVQHKRRYPFHDAGTSVKPMTSKRPRYLEPMRAPDHARYQTPNPLAALQSQATSYGIHRPGLIFGSPQPAFTPYHHHRQRPVASLGAGYGSPPLQQHPFASQRGYGSYHQPVLPGPPYIRHSQQRDQQDQDYLFPGRGSSK, from the exons ATGGACTTATTTACCTCTAGCAGTGATCTGGATCTGTCTGTTAACTTCAGTAATAACATGAATAACTTCCCTCGTAAGGAGAAGATTTCTGTTCTTGGGAAGCTTTCCAAAGTCTTGTATGGTCATCAAA GGAAAGGACATGTCACTGGAGTCTTGCCAATTATGGGAGCTAGAGTTCCAGTTTTGAAGGTTGTAGACTGTAGAACTGGAGTTGAATGTGATATTTCAGTTGAAAACAAGGATGGTATTTCAAGatccttgatttttagatttgtctCTTCAATTGATGAAAGGTTTCGGATATTGTGTTATCTG ATGAAGGCTTGGGCAAAAGCACATGACATTAACAGCTCAAAAGACCGCACTATGAACTCTTTATCCATCATAGCGTTAGTTGCTTTTCATTTACAG ACCCGGAATCCTCCTATTCTTCCTCCTTTCTGTGCATTGTTAAAAG ATGGGACAGATATGTTAAGTATAGAGCACAGAGTTGCTGGATTCAAGAACTTTGGTATAAGAAATCGAGAATCTGTAGCTGAATTATTTGTGTCTCTATTGAGGAAG TTGTTATCAGTTATGCATTTGTGGGGGCATGGTCTCTGTGCCAGTACCTGCGAAGGATCATGGATTTGTAAGAAGCAATGGGCATCTGGAGTTGGCAACATGAAC GTGGAAGATTTTCTGGACCGGTCCGAAAATTTTGCAAGATCGGTCGGGGAAGCTGGGATGCAGAAGATCTATGAATGCATTCGACGTTCTCTCAGTGATCTATCACGTTTTGCAATGCGTCAGATTGATGCACTGGAGTTAAAGGAACTTATTTTCAAATCAGTTGATGATCTGAATGCACCAAAGAAAGGTGTTCACAAAGAAGTAGTGCAACATAAGAGGAGATACCCCTTCCATGATGCTGGTACTTCAGTTAAGCCTATGACCTCGAAGAGGCCAAGGTACCTGGAACCTATGCGAGCTCCAGACCATGCTCGCTATCAGACTCCAAATCCCTTGGCTGCACTTCAATCACAGGCTACTAGTTATGGAATACACAGGCCAGGTCTCATCTTTGGTTCCCCTCAACCAGCTTTCACGCCATACCACCATCACCGACAACGTCCGGTTGCTTCTCTCGGAGCTGGTTATGGGTCACCTCCCCTACAACAACACCCATTTGCTTCTCAACGAGGTTATGGATCATATCATCAGCCAGTCCTCCCCGGTCCTCCTTACATCCGTCATTCGCAGCAGCGTGACCAACAGGATCAAGACTACCTGTTTCCTGGCCGTGGTTCATCAAAATGA
- the LOC135585799 gene encoding protein HESO1-like isoform X2, which yields MSLDASALLKHAAKAELRESENILFGPQVFSTLDSLLLDIHAMLQPRPIDYEQRRLLIEEFNTMAVDRFGNNGGFPTVEAFGSFVMDLFTSSSDLDLSVNFSNNMNNFPRKEKISVLGKLSKVLYGHQRKGHVTGVLPIMGARVPVLKVVDCRTGVECDISVENKDGISRSLIFRFVSSIDERFRILCYLMKAWAKAHDINSSKDRTMNSLSIIALVAFHLQTRNPPILPPFCALLKDGTDMLSIEHRVAGFKNFGIRNRESVAELFVSLLRKLLSVMHLWGHGLCASTCEGSWICKKQWASGVGNMNVEDFLDRSENFARSVGEAGMQKIYECIRRSLSDLSRFAMRQIDALELKELIFKSVDDLNAPKKGVHKEVVQHKRRYPFHDAGTSVKPMTSKRPRYLEPMRAPDHARYQTPNPLAALQSQATSYGIHRPGLIFGSPQPAFTPYHHHRQRPVASLGAGYGSPPLQQHPFASQRGYGSYHQPVLPGPPYIRHSQQRDQQDQDYLFPGRGSSK from the exons ATGAGCTTGGATGCCTCAG CTTTGCTTAAGCATGCAGCAAAAGCAGAATTAAGGGAGTCGGAAAATATCTTGTTTGGTCCTCAAGTCTTTTCCACTCTTGACTCATTGCTTCTTGATATTCATGCAATGTTGCAACCAAGGCCAATTGATTATGAGCAACGAAGGCTCTTAATTGAAGAGTTTAATACTATGGCAGTTGATAGATTTG GTAATAATGGTGGCTTCCCAACTGTTGAGGCATTTGGATCTTTTGTTATGGACTTATTTACCTCTAGCAGTGATCTGGATCTGTCTGTTAACTTCAGTAATAACATGAATAACTTCCCTCGTAAGGAGAAGATTTCTGTTCTTGGGAAGCTTTCCAAAGTCTTGTATGGTCATCAAA GGAAAGGACATGTCACTGGAGTCTTGCCAATTATGGGAGCTAGAGTTCCAGTTTTGAAGGTTGTAGACTGTAGAACTGGAGTTGAATGTGATATTTCAGTTGAAAACAAGGATGGTATTTCAAGatccttgatttttagatttgtctCTTCAATTGATGAAAGGTTTCGGATATTGTGTTATCTG ATGAAGGCTTGGGCAAAAGCACATGACATTAACAGCTCAAAAGACCGCACTATGAACTCTTTATCCATCATAGCGTTAGTTGCTTTTCATTTACAG ACCCGGAATCCTCCTATTCTTCCTCCTTTCTGTGCATTGTTAAAAG ATGGGACAGATATGTTAAGTATAGAGCACAGAGTTGCTGGATTCAAGAACTTTGGTATAAGAAATCGAGAATCTGTAGCTGAATTATTTGTGTCTCTATTGAGGAAG TTGTTATCAGTTATGCATTTGTGGGGGCATGGTCTCTGTGCCAGTACCTGCGAAGGATCATGGATTTGTAAGAAGCAATGGGCATCTGGAGTTGGCAACATGAAC GTGGAAGATTTTCTGGACCGGTCCGAAAATTTTGCAAGATCGGTCGGGGAAGCTGGGATGCAGAAGATCTATGAATGCATTCGACGTTCTCTCAGTGATCTATCACGTTTTGCAATGCGTCAGATTGATGCACTGGAGTTAAAGGAACTTATTTTCAAATCAGTTGATGATCTGAATGCACCAAAGAAAGGTGTTCACAAAGAAGTAGTGCAACATAAGAGGAGATACCCCTTCCATGATGCTGGTACTTCAGTTAAGCCTATGACCTCGAAGAGGCCAAGGTACCTGGAACCTATGCGAGCTCCAGACCATGCTCGCTATCAGACTCCAAATCCCTTGGCTGCACTTCAATCACAGGCTACTAGTTATGGAATACACAGGCCAGGTCTCATCTTTGGTTCCCCTCAACCAGCTTTCACGCCATACCACCATCACCGACAACGTCCGGTTGCTTCTCTCGGAGCTGGTTATGGGTCACCTCCCCTACAACAACACCCATTTGCTTCTCAACGAGGTTATGGATCATATCATCAGCCAGTCCTCCCCGGTCCTCCTTACATCCGTCATTCGCAGCAGCGTGACCAACAGGATCAAGACTACCTGTTTCCTGGCCGTGGTTCATCAAAATGA
- the LOC135585799 gene encoding uncharacterized protein LOC135585799 isoform X4: MLLLDAFAFYMHDARFYLICRLCDMSLDASALLKHAAKAELRESENILFGPQVFSTLDSLLLDIHAMLQPRPIDYEQRRLLIEEFNTMAVDRFGKGHVTGVLPIMGARVPVLKVVDCRTGVECDISVENKDGISRSLIFRFVSSIDERFRILCYLMKAWAKAHDINSSKDRTMNSLSIIALVAFHLQTRNPPILPPFCALLKDGTDMLSIEHRVAGFKNFGIRNRESVAELFVSLLRKLLSVMHLWGHGLCASTCEGSWICKKQWASGVGNMNVEDFLDRSENFARSVGEAGMQKIYECIRRSLSDLSRFAMRQIDALELKELIFKSVDDLNAPKKGVHKEVVQHKRRYPFHDAGTSVKPMTSKRPRYLEPMRAPDHARYQTPNPLAALQSQATSYGIHRPGLIFGSPQPAFTPYHHHRQRPVASLGAGYGSPPLQQHPFASQRGYGSYHQPVLPGPPYIRHSQQRDQQDQDYLFPGRGSSK; encoded by the exons ATGCTTTTATTAGATGCCTTTGCTTTCTACATGCATGATGCTAGATTCTATCTTATTTGCAGGTTATGCGACATGAGCTTGGATGCCTCAG CTTTGCTTAAGCATGCAGCAAAAGCAGAATTAAGGGAGTCGGAAAATATCTTGTTTGGTCCTCAAGTCTTTTCCACTCTTGACTCATTGCTTCTTGATATTCATGCAATGTTGCAACCAAGGCCAATTGATTATGAGCAACGAAGGCTCTTAATTGAAGAGTTTAATACTATGGCAGTTGATAGATTTG GGAAAGGACATGTCACTGGAGTCTTGCCAATTATGGGAGCTAGAGTTCCAGTTTTGAAGGTTGTAGACTGTAGAACTGGAGTTGAATGTGATATTTCAGTTGAAAACAAGGATGGTATTTCAAGatccttgatttttagatttgtctCTTCAATTGATGAAAGGTTTCGGATATTGTGTTATCTG ATGAAGGCTTGGGCAAAAGCACATGACATTAACAGCTCAAAAGACCGCACTATGAACTCTTTATCCATCATAGCGTTAGTTGCTTTTCATTTACAG ACCCGGAATCCTCCTATTCTTCCTCCTTTCTGTGCATTGTTAAAAG ATGGGACAGATATGTTAAGTATAGAGCACAGAGTTGCTGGATTCAAGAACTTTGGTATAAGAAATCGAGAATCTGTAGCTGAATTATTTGTGTCTCTATTGAGGAAG TTGTTATCAGTTATGCATTTGTGGGGGCATGGTCTCTGTGCCAGTACCTGCGAAGGATCATGGATTTGTAAGAAGCAATGGGCATCTGGAGTTGGCAACATGAAC GTGGAAGATTTTCTGGACCGGTCCGAAAATTTTGCAAGATCGGTCGGGGAAGCTGGGATGCAGAAGATCTATGAATGCATTCGACGTTCTCTCAGTGATCTATCACGTTTTGCAATGCGTCAGATTGATGCACTGGAGTTAAAGGAACTTATTTTCAAATCAGTTGATGATCTGAATGCACCAAAGAAAGGTGTTCACAAAGAAGTAGTGCAACATAAGAGGAGATACCCCTTCCATGATGCTGGTACTTCAGTTAAGCCTATGACCTCGAAGAGGCCAAGGTACCTGGAACCTATGCGAGCTCCAGACCATGCTCGCTATCAGACTCCAAATCCCTTGGCTGCACTTCAATCACAGGCTACTAGTTATGGAATACACAGGCCAGGTCTCATCTTTGGTTCCCCTCAACCAGCTTTCACGCCATACCACCATCACCGACAACGTCCGGTTGCTTCTCTCGGAGCTGGTTATGGGTCACCTCCCCTACAACAACACCCATTTGCTTCTCAACGAGGTTATGGATCATATCATCAGCCAGTCCTCCCCGGTCCTCCTTACATCCGTCATTCGCAGCAGCGTGACCAACAGGATCAAGACTACCTGTTTCCTGGCCGTGGTTCATCAAAATGA